In Triplophysa dalaica isolate WHDGS20190420 chromosome 19, ASM1584641v1, whole genome shotgun sequence, the sequence GTGACTAAGCTGAGAAATCTTAAAACTTTTGATACGCATTTCATGGAAGGCGACCTGTCTTATTGTTGCTAAATAAACATGCTCTTTCCAATGTATTTAACCTTTTGAAAGTTGTGATTTTGTTTGAGTTTAtttgaagtttcattttttttactttcctttATGTGCTGTTGTTTAATGGACCTTTACGAATCATTCTGTGTATTTTGTCACTTTGTATCTTGTGTAATCGTTTAACCTTGAGTGTGTTTTTGAAAGTAGATTCACCTCCACATGCTTGCTTAGTGTTGCTTTTAGAAGCagataaaaatggaaaaaaatgcattCCTACATATCATGACTCCAGTTTTGCTCATCACTGTTCCTATAACAAGTCTGTACGTTACGTACGTTGGTGATACTTAAAAGCATTGCACCATGAAGTTTGCATATACACGGCATGACTACTGTGCATGCTAACCTTGCTAAATTGATATTCATGTAACTGAGCTTTCGCGAAGGACGTTGGGGCAAAAGTGCAGTCTCACTGTCTTTATCATAACCAATGAGCACAAGTGAGAAAGGAAATGTATCGAAGGTTTCGCACGTACTTTGATGTAGATCATTTCCATTGCTCACCTGCTTTCTGCATCATTTGCAAGTACTACGAGCTGAAAAGACCCAAGTTGCACTTGGTTTTACAAAATTTCCAATGTTCTTTTTGAAATGATGCCTGCAAAATCAGGTGCCTTATCCAGACGTGAAAATCCAAACTTGATCTATTGAGATTTTTTATGGAAATGAGATTTTTGCCCAATATGCCAAGAatttaatagatttttcttttgttcagCTGTGTCGAGCAGTAAGCTTGCTTCAGATGAAAACTGTTGCTGCTTTGCCCCTCCTACAGTTTTCTTGAAAGATGAATGTAGTCTTCCTTCAGTGGAGTTCAATACGACGAAACAAGTCAATATGTAAAGACTATGTCCCATACGTTTTGGTTGAGAGACTATCCAAAGAGTGCtgcaatcattttaaatgtttatatcatCATTACacgtatatatttatatatacacaaatatataaaaaacatgtttgttttattccttgagatttcttttgtatttatgCTCAAAACAGTAGGTTCTTGCACAAGTTTGAATTGCCTTTGTTTCGTTCAGCTTTTACTTGCCATGCAGCGTATTCTAACTTCAgaaatttttcattatttggaaAAGATGGTTGTTCCATTGTAACACGTTATTTTGTACGTACATTTCTTTTTGAGTTATGTTTCATTGATACATAGTGGAGGATAAGGAATTTTTACAGAAGCCCTCAAAGCGGAAGAAGTTTTGCAAAGACGATGTCAAACCTTGTCAACATTGTGTCCCCTCACCAATGCTCAAGATTATTGTGCCTCCCGATTCTTCTGGTTCTACTGTTCCTCAGATTGCTGGTTATGACTTTTCTTGGAGCAGAGTCACTCACCACCAAACAGAAATGGCCTTCAGCAGTTGTTCTTCAATGAACAAAATCAAGGTTTTCCAAAAACAAGTACACGACACAAAAAAAGGTGCGAATTGTTCAGCCTGGATTGTTCTGTGATGGAATTCCATTGTGGCGGGCGGGAAGTCATAGCGGACTGACATTCGTCGGTGGCCTGGGAAACCACTCGCAGATGATGTTTCGCTTCATGTGGTTGGGATGGGCATGCTCTTCTTGCACTCATTCACTCCCTCAGAGAAAAGTTGAGTCTTCTTTCGTTGGTTTCTGCTGCATGACTCCCTTCGCGGCAACGGAGAATAGAAGCTCTTCGTTTTATTGGGTTCAAAAAAACTTTGGACATTGGGTAGGAGTCCTGTCTCGCCACCCATGGTGCTGAATTACAAAATATGTACTTGAACATCCTCAGTGACATGAGAGCTGTGACTTGGCATCTGTTGTCAGGTTCACAAactcctccccctccctcgATCTTAAGCTAGAAACCGTTCTGAATGGTTGCTCTTATGACATCTGCTCAAGCCACTGCTCCAGACACCTGTGCCAAGACCTGGCCCCTGCTGGGCGCTCATGATGGACTTGGACTGAACCAGTGGTCGGGTGGGAAAAGGGGCATGTAAATGTAGCGGTGATAGAATTTTTGATTGTTCGTTCGTTTTTCTGTGTTGAGGAAGACATGGAGAAGCTATAGGGTCACTTTGACTATCGGGCCCATATCTCTTGCACTGAAGTGCAACGGAAACACTCGAATCACTACTTTAAACCCAATGTTACCAAAAACGTAGACAACAACCCTCATGTCTGTCAACTTCTACATGATGATTTCACTGCAATTTACATCCCCTTCCAACGTTGCCAAATTTGCATTAGGCGACAAAATTGACCTTCAACATTGGAAGCATAAACTGGGCCaccaaatttttttttcatatgtttCAAATTCCATGCAACATTCAATTTACAACGATTGACTGAATTGTCacccatttgaaaaaaaaacaaaaaaacacacaatatgtGAACTTGTGCTTCTAATGTTGTATGGTATTCTAGTTGGTATTAATTTAGCATGGGATCCTTAGGTAGGCAGTATTGTGTTTGTACTCCCCAGGtgtaaaatctgtttatttttcctaGTCACAGTAGGAAGGCTGTATTTCATTGCTAAGTGCTCTGTCATAGATCTCTTGgtgatatttttaaagcaaaatctCTGCAGAAGTGTATCCTACTGAAACTAACAGTTACTTGATCCTATTAGCAATGTCTATATTTGTAGTTCACATATATGCCTGTTCAAATACAATATCTTGACAGTTGTTCTATTTATGTTTTAGTGTTGTGCTGGGTTTTGACATACTTTTGACATTTactttcacttttgtttttcacttttgATTTTTTCGGCACAACTAGTTGGAAAACAGCTTGGTTTATTGAGCTGTGTTAGTGTACAGATGTAAAGTAGGCTTAAAAGCAAAAAGTTGTGATTGATCTACAAAATGTGTTCTGTTAGTGTGCCTCTTataatttgattttgatttttgtATTATCCTTAACTATGTCACTGCATTGTATCAGCCCGGAGTTGGTACCACAATTCTGCTTGTAACCATGATAGTCTAATTCTATTATTGATTTTACTATCAGAAATAAACTAGAAACTGCAGCACTGCATCTCTCATGTGTTTTGATTAAAGTGCTTTTCCATTTGTGCTCAATCCCAGATGCATTCAGGACAGGATTACCATTTTGCAAGGCATAAGTACCTTTACCCTACTTCCCACAGATATGTGTCAAATAACAGAATGATAAGAATGAATCACAATTATATTTGTGCAGGCGATAGATTTGTTCTTAATCATATTCATGGTAAAAGTTACTGTATGACCCAACTACCTCATTCTGTCCTTCCTTTTCTCTCTTCCTCACTCTGTTCTTAGACATCGTGCATTTCTCAGTCAGCATAAAACGGCAAACTTTCACCTACTGATGTCTGTGGACCACCACCGTACTGTTTgaatgataataaaaacatgattcgTTTCTCAAGCCAAACAAATGTGACCAATCCTGTGAAAATCATACTAAGGCCTCATAATCTACTGTAATTATTACACTCCCCGATTGTTTTAcatccgtattctgacacatttacgagtgaaaaggaatttcacaGAAGAatattagtgggcgtggctgaCGGTGTTCAcagcaaattgattggatgtgtaaaaacagctgttatattgatttagaaatgaaactggcagcagactgaccgttgaaggggaggagttaacagatgctccggcCAAGCCATCTAATTTACGTTATTTGAGATTGATAGTCATTATGGgccggaagtgcattttcagattttaactgaagattatgagggtcaGTAGCGAACCATCAGGGACCTCTAGGCCCTTCTGTGTAACTGTAACTATCGTAAAAATAGCATTAAAATACTTACCTTATTACATATGTATATTTGACTTTCTTGATCGATGCAGACGCTATCCAAGTAAGATTTCCAAGTGTCACAAGAGTAATTCAAGATGAGGGAGCAGTCGCTGTTCTGCGATGTCATACGTTGTCTACGCAGCCTTCACATGCTTCAAGAAGTCAAGCGTGTGCTTACACGGGGTTGGGTCGCCTTCTAGTAGTACTGACAGTACAGTTAATCAATGGGAGAGattcattttgataaataattatttctaaATGTGCGCACTTTGTTTTTTGCTAACTTTCCGCCATCTGGGGAGTTGTTCACCAACAGTCTCGTAAAGCGGAAGAAGCACACAAAGTTTCTGGATGAAACTTCATTCTGGATTCAGCATCTGGATGAACTTTATCAAGTCACAGAAAAAAAGCTGGTAAAGGTTGTTCAAAACAACAGGAAGAATACTTTTTTATCAAGTAATTTGATCATCAAGTTGTAAGTCATTTATGATTCATAAGGCCACTGTGCCTCAATTCATTCTGGTTGCTTGTGggcacatttgtttatgttgcttaacatttgttttatttgagatGAGTGATTTTGACTAGGTCAGTCTTAAATTGAACATATTGTGCATGCATAtttgctgttattctgcataacagtgacattttatcagaTAGATGGTACATTTACTTTTGTCAGTTCCATATGTTGGCCTACTGTAATGTTAacagtttaatattaagatttattataatcataGTTTATTTGCTGGTGAATCTCGGTTTACCGTCTGCTTGTGTTGCAACGGTTTTCTTTGCTGAGTGCACTCTCATGAGGTGTCGCTTTTTAAACTGGCATTCTGTACGTTAGTCTGTGTTGGTTTCATGATCAGACTGGGAGTGTCTGTCATGTGGTCCATTATTCCTTTGAAGAGCACGTTCACGCAACACGCTGATCATAATGCATATGTGTTATAATGATTTGTATAGCTTGTTATTTAACTGTCTTGCTTTGTTCTGCTTGTTGTGCTTCAAGTCTGGAGTAgcattgtaaatgtatcatgtggtaagtgtgtgtgtaaaattaTGTATTCTCACTTCTATAGGAAAGCACAGGAAGGTCAAATACCACAATGTACTGTggttagtgtgtgtgttggggggtgTGGTGCATGTGCGGATTGGGCTCAGTTCCCACAtagataagctatttactataaatgctgcaaaattttatgtaaaaaaagaattggCATTTTAactttcactgggactttaacagcATCAAAGTTAGATTTTAACaattaaagcggccctgcaacgatgcattctgacttttttacaatattaaactTGCTGTCTTCTCGTGCTTAatatggtcaacttgtcaacaAATGAGTTGggcgtagtatttctgtgctcgatacacctgcgattgtacaggtttcagttttttcgaacatataaaacggTTTCAtgacaacttttcttagtcccttattgtaAAGCACGACACGGCCACAGTAGAGCAGGAGAAGGCGCATGTgcagatgtcactttcacttgtaacaGGAGAGActgagagcatacgttcgcgaagttcaagtgattgtttgtttgcatttgggtgatgaatgttatataactgGTGggtataacgctggatttggagatcgtttgaaaaagatatatggagccgtcccagcgctaaaagatgccggacatgaacggcatgcggtgagtgaaactgatgtctgtgttttgttgacaatgtgtgcgcacgtgctttggttcagcctacccctccccccccgcacgcgccgtatgttttcggaaacaatcgtaaagctgtatctatcttttataaatgtgatcaaactaaatactcttcaaagatacgaagtatgcaatactactataTAGGTACTCgagattaaaatgagattaaccCTGTGTGTTACCTCCGCTTTAATTATACTATGGTTTCAATCTTTGTAATGGCCCAATATTAAGATACCATATACAAATTTAACGTTACAATATGTAGAATGATTTAATgtgtaaaacattaaatcacaaaaaattgtATGTCTGACTAAAAACAAAGGTGttgaaagaaatatataaacactatcattgttttctgttgttttgacacAACAAGGTCATTTACATGTAGCTTTACGTTGCGTGGTTAAAATGGTGTCTTGCATACAGTTTTGGGCATAAGGGTTTTTCATTATCTGTATAagatacatataaaaaaaacttgtaattACGTGTTGCTCTGGCAAAGCttcaaatataatgtaatttgttctttttaatttttacaacCTATTATTAACTTATTATTGCTTTCTGAAATAATTTGACAACCACCACTTCACTTCAGCATTTGTTTATTGCAGTATATctgcaatatataaaataaaaaacaactcgTAATTTCAAGGTTTCATGCCTAGGGCCGCTAATCAGGAGAACGCGTTAAGAAAACAGATCAAGTTTGGACCTTCAGACTAGCCGTATGACAACAAATATGGCGTCTTCCTGTGATGTTCATGTCCGAGTATGTGGCCAAGAAATGATCAAATACGATCTAGAAATCAAAGCCCTTATTCAGGTAGATCTCCCTTTTCATAACCACACTTTCGTGGTTATATTTTGTCTGTGTGGTATATTACTTTTGTAGCATCATTAATGTGGCAGTCATTATCGTTCTTACTCGACGTTAATCTCACAGCCTGTAGAAAATGTGCACAATGAAAGTTTTGTTTTCGAAAagtttcaatgtttttcatttttttcgtGTCAGGACATTAGAGAATGTTGCGGCCCGCAGCCGGTTCTGATGGATCTGAACTCTACAGTGAAGGAAAAGTTCAACCAGTTAAGACAGAGAATTCAGGTGAGGCCAACTCTTATTATCAATGATCAATCGTCATTTATCAGCCATTTATCATCTTTATCTATACATTGAccgtttatttataattataataattttaaatatgttataatGCAATACGTAATCAAAGTAGTTTTACGAAcgttgtaaatgtatttgtatttattccaTTCAAAAGTGAGATTGAGCTCTAATCTAAGCAAAAGgttttgggttgtttttaaaaaatatatatattttaggcCACTGCATGATTATGAATTGGTTAAAAGTGTGTAtaattacattagatttttattgatgttttagaATCTTTGTATAACACATTCACGTTATTTTCCACATTCACGAGTAATGGTTAAGAATAAATACGTGTTACAATTCAGGGGGGGTTGTaagtatttttaatacattatatttatgtatacattatatatcataatatatacatgttgtatttttctttattgttctaTTATTCAGAATTTGTTGTATAGTTACCAACAAATACTGCAGTGCGTGTGTGTTATTCATTtaacaaatgaaatgtttgtagTAGTACATGGACAAAATAACcttatatatatgttatatgtttatttagCAAGTTTAAGTGTTAAAaggaataaacaaaacacttcttTACAGGACATGGAACAGATGGCCAAAGAACAAGATCGAGAGACCGATAAGCAAAATATCTTGAGTGAAACAGAAGGGCATCGGAAGCAGATGTTTAGGTTAGAGAAACATCTGTGTGGTGTGCGTTTTGTCTAACTTCTTTCTAATAAGCTTTCGTAAATGTTACGTTTACAGAGTAATATCTGTCATTATGTCTTAGTAACCAGGTGGCATGGAGAAAGGCCAACCTGGCATGCAAACTTGCCATTGACAACTTGGAGAATGATGAACTCCTTCATGGGGGAGATTCTGTGAGGCAAAGGTACTTAAGAGGCGCTTTATGGCATTTCAATACATTTGATGAATATTTGACCACGATCCACACATCTTTCTGTTGAATAGtccatatgttttttttgtgtgtggatcacagaagatattttgaacaacaatCATGTTCCTTTTTGTCATATGAAAAACAATCGGTGACCATGagcattataaaagtaattcAAATGACTGACAGTCTTTTCTTCTCAAGTCAAACTAAAGCATTGTGTGTAAAACACACCAAATGTAATTCATTGTTCACTGATAATCAGTCATAGATGCCAAATCTTCTTCGCTTTTACTCACATGCATCTCTTTAAACACCATCGGTTCTCAtatagtttgttattttgtttatattatgtgGTTTGTTTCATGGATGTAATGGTTTATTCATCGTCTTGCTTTGGGTTTAGGAAGGCCACTAAAGAGAGTCTGGTGCAGACGTCCGGTGACATCACTGAGAATCTGATGAGCATCAGCCGTATGATGTCACAACAGGTGCAGCAGAGCGAAGAGACCATTAGCACTCTGGGTAAAAGAGACCATGTTTTAATTTCTGAgtgatttatttctttaatgtagCTGGTAAAATTGGGCTTTACGTTATGCTTACAGTTtcctttgacattttatttatgtttttttcccccGTTTGCTCATTTCTAGCTACATCTTCAAGAACTGTACTGGagacaaatgaagagtttaaaTCTATGACAGGAACCATCCATTTGGggagaaaactgattctgaaaTATAATCGCCGTGAGCTGACCGACAAACTGCTGATCTTTTTAGCAATCGCTCTGTTTCTGGCTACGGTGCTCTACATTCTGAAGAAAAGGCTTTTCccctttatttagaagaaaaaataacCATCTCTGCTACCAACCACTTTCCTTAATGTGCTCCGCAAATGTTTCAATTAAGACTGGCTCCATGAGTTTAATGGTAAACCTGGCGTGTCCTGCAGAATGACTTGGAGGAATTCTTTGCTCAGGGAACAGAAGCACATTTAACCACAGGACTGCTTATTGTATTAACTAAATTGCATGATAACCATTGAACTATCCTTTTGTAGATTTTACACAATGCCAATATATTGAAGTTCTTAGTTTTTATTAACAGGTGCGGAAATACTCAACACAAAGGAGGGTTattaaagttaatttaaacAATCTCAGCTTACTAATGTAGAAAATAGAAGCGTACTCattctatttaaatattttattttagctcAATTGCAATCAACATTGTTCTTTGGAAAaacttacattgttttatatctCCGTTTTAAATGTAACTCTGTTGGAAATCTTCATGAATTAAAAGGGGAAAAAACGTAGTTTTGCAACACCGAAGATGTACCTTTATACTACTCTAATTCTGTAATTAGACATCAGAATGTAATGGAAATGACAATTTGGCCTCTTTCAACCTTGAAGATTATCAAGTTTTTGATGTAAGTATATGCCATGGTGACTTTTATGAAACATCATTATTTTTGGCAATAGCATCTTTACATTTCACTTTACagacaagacaaaaatatgaaagtcttttttaaagacttttaaaaaactttttgcacttgacatttgttatatttaactAAATTAATTAACATGAATTTTAATTGTCATCATGTTGATAAGAAAAATCTTATTCATGTAATGcaagaaaaacaataacattgagaaataaaaacagttgaagATGCATTATGTGTAGAGTATTCCATTGAGAATCAGCATTAAGaattaagaagtaaaaaaatgtgagAAGGAAGGTTTGGagaaaaaaggtgaaaaaatctaaatggtcCTAAAATGTATATCCTATAATAATTTATTCTCCTTACACTAAATATAAATGAGTTCCATATGTTCTGTTTGGTCTATACTGGTCAAGCCACTAGGTGGTGTAATAAACCTTGTTTTATCAGGAGTATATtgctcatttttttaaagcttgtttttttgtcttgaaaCACATTTAATTCCCTCTGTATTAAAACTGAATGAAGCAAAAACGAATTTGTAACCACATAAAGAAGAAACCGTAAACAATTGTGTCTACTCCACAAACAAAGACCCGAAATAACTGAATATAAGGTTAATTTAATGTGGAAATCGTTTTAATGAATACACtgaatattttgttaaagaTCCCAAGTAAAAAAACGTGAGAGTGGttgataaaataacagtttaacaacaacaaataaatagCACAAGCATTTATGTAAATTGACGTAACAGCACTGTACAGTGGCTGTGATAAACCCGACTTCAAGATAAAAGTCCACAAGATAAATTTCATGCATAACTTTagagaaattaatttaaataaaacaaataagtgGTATCTCAACACGATACATTTTGCAGAGGGGAGTGAATCTATGCAATGaccatttttatatattacacaGCATATCAATATAGGCGCATGTTACAGAGATGAGGTAGGTCTGGAttctgttttgaagtgtttctgTGTTGGATTACACTTTATCAAGGAAGGCATAATCATGTATGAACCATGTTCAATTAAAAAGATGTGAGGtctgataataaaaatgtaatgtctaGGTAAAAGCAGCATTGTGGTTGACTGGTTTGTTTGCGCACCTTTGCTGCATAAGAGCTTATATCACCTGATGAGGACATTCATCAAATAAGTGAATCTTGTGAAACCTGGCAAGATTGGTCgtattttaccccaaaattgtattttgcttAAATAAATCACCACAATGCAGAATAATGGCTTTATCGCTGTAATGTGAATCACCATTAAAATTATGGCAATTGACGAtggaaaatattgattttgggGTAAAAGGTGACCCAGACATTCGcccaaatgtttttgttgtttcagtGCTAACAAATACTGAGCGTGCGGAATGATGTTATCACAAATACTGTCTGCAGTCTTAGGAATGCACTTTGTCCACAATCTACAAAGGGTATAACTCCTCCCgtcaaatatttgtttgcaCAAAATGatctacaaacaaacaaaaaacgaaTGTATCAATGACTAATGTCAGCTTAAAATGTAACTTCATAACCACGAAATACCCTGTCATTAAACACTGCAGCTTATATGTCCTTGAGTGAGGCAGAGATAGAGAATAGCTGTCACAAATAAGTATGTGTGGGCTGTTGAAGGCACTGAGCGGTCCCTTCACCTCCTTTTTGTGGCATTCAGAAATCTCTTTAGCTGTTTATTAGCATTAGAGATGTTGTGTTGGGCCTGAAGGCCTGAGGACAGATTGGGATGTTCATCTGCATCATCTGTGAGCGTCCACATCTTTTCCCCATCAGCCTCAGGACGTACCAGGG encodes:
- the bnip1b gene encoding vesicle transport protein SEC20, producing the protein MTTNMASSCDVHVRVCGQEMIKYDLEIKALIQDIRECCGPQPVLMDLNSTVKEKFNQLRQRIQDMEQMAKEQDRETDKQNILSETEGHRKQMFSNQVAWRKANLACKLAIDNLENDELLHGGDSVRQRKATKESLVQTSGDITENLMSISRMMSQQVQQSEETISTLATSSRTVLETNEEFKSMTGTIHLGRKLILKYNRRELTDKLLIFLAIALFLATVLYILKKRLFPFI